The Gasterosteus aculeatus chromosome 8, fGasAcu3.hap1.1, whole genome shotgun sequence genome has a window encoding:
- the ddx10 gene encoding putative ATP-dependent RNA helicase DDX10, producing the protein MEKKGGTKPKTGKKMIDGTDPVRNFEKWKKKYNKTRMDVKRDRSARKKPQWQVEREYIDKLVSRYGEINAKEVVRFSDFPISKKTLQGLQGVQCRQPTEIQRQTIGSALQGKDVLGAAKTGSGKTLAFLIPVLECLYRHQWTSMDGLGALIISPTRELAYQTFEVLRKVGKNHEFSAGLIIGGKDLKSESEQIHRTNIVICTPGRLLQHMDQTATFHASDLHMLVLDEADRILDMGFMDTVNAIVENLPASRQTLLFSATQTKSVKDLARLSLKDPEYVWVHEKAKFSTPATLEQSYVVCQLHQKVNMLYSFIKSHPKKKIIVFFACCKEVQYLFRVFCRLRPGVSILALHGKQQQTKRVEVYKDFLRKHNAVLLATDIAARGLDFPAVNWVLQFDCPEDADTYIHRVGRTARYKEGGEALLLLLPSEEEGMVSQLQEKKVPINKIQVNPDKLQNVQLKLEAFLAQEKEQKERAQRCFVSYLRSVYLMKNKEVFDVFKLQIQEYANSLGLAVAPRVRFLIKAQAQRDEKEDRKEVKELSDGEEELRSFKAQLRGGVPQEERQSSESQDSGENEESVKGEVLHLGSDDESEDDLKDLDLLTVKRKDVFNPEGDAEIPADLETVSLKKTMKNTKFTEAKKALKRKFQVNTKVAFSEEGQAVQMWPPVQRATTQEGEEEEEGVSGINMEKARERLKLEDQQFDKQEYRRKVKAKHTEQRLKAKAARRDANKQHGRNSEEEEDEIVAYLAHHSEDEFDPSTLPDPDKMYSDEEEEMVTAKQHSSEEEEEELKVGKGKKAKKAKRQTVEHEVLDTGLSLAEDEQLVLHLLGGHR; encoded by the exons ATGGAGAAGAAAGGCGGAACGAAACCTAAAACCGGTAAAAAGATGATTGACGGCACTGACCCCGTCCGAAACTTCgagaaatggaagaaaaaatacaacaagACGAGAATGGATGTGAAGCGAGACCGATCGGCGCGGAAGAAGCCCCAGTGGCAGGTCGAACGGGAGTACATCGACAAGCTCGTCAGCAGGTACGGCGAGATAAACGCCAAGGAGGTGGTGAGGTTCTCCGACTTCCCCATCTCAAAGAAGACCTTGCAAGGTTTGCAGGGGGTTCAGTGTCGACAGCCCACGGAGATCCAGAGGCAGACTATCGGCTCCGCTTTGCAGGGTAAAGATGTCCTCGGCGCGGCCAAGACCGGCTCCGGGAAGACTCTGGCCTTCCTCATACCGGTGCTGGAGTGTCTTTACCGACATCAGTGGACTTCCATGGACGGCCTCGGTGCTCTCATCATATCTCCCACCAGAGAGCTTGCCTATCAGACCTTCGAAGTGCTCCGCAAGGTGGGAAAGAACCACGAGTTCTCTGCGGGGCTCATCATCGGCGGCAAGGACCTCAAGAGCGAGTCGGAGCAGATCCACCGCACCAACATCGTCATCTGCACCCCAGGGCGGCTGCTCCAGCACATGGACCAGACGGCCACCTTCCACGCGTCCGACCTGCACATGCTAGTCTTGGACGAGGCGGACCGCATCCTAGACATGGGCTTCATGGACACAGTCAACGCCATCGTGGAGAACCTCCCCGCGTCCCGACAGACGCTCCTGTTCTCCGCCACGCAGACCAAGTCGGTCAAAGACTTGGCTCGGCTGAGCCTCAAGGACCCGGAGTACGTGTGGGTCCACGAGAAGGCAAAGTTCAGCACGCCGGCTACCCTGGAGCAGAGCTACGTGGTGTGCCAACTCCACCAGAAGGTCAACATGCTCTACTCCTTCATCAAGAGCCACCCCAAGAAGAAGATCATAGTCTTCTTTGCCTGCTGCAAAGAGGTGCAGTACCTGTTCCGGGTCTTCTGCCGCCTCAGGCCCGGTGTTTCCATCCTGGCGTTGCACGGCAAGCAGCAGCAGACTAAGAGAGTGGAGGTCTACAAGGACTTCCTGCGGAAGCATAACGCCGTGCTCCTCGCCACCGACATCGCCGCCAGGGGCCTGGATTTCCCCGCCGTCAACTGGGTGCTGCAGTTCGACTGTCCGGAGGATGCGGACACCTACATCCACCGGGTGGGCCGCACCGCCCGGTACAAGGAGGGCGGggaggcgctgctgctgctgcttccgtcggaggaggagggcatGGTCAGCCAGCTGCAAGAGAAGAAGGTCCCCATCAATAAGATTCAG GTGAACCCAGACAAGCTGCAGAATGTCCAGCTGAAGCTGGAGGCCTTCCTGGCTCAAGAGAAAGAGCAGAAGGAGAGGGCTCAGAGGTGCTTCGTCTCCTACCTCCGCTCAGTCTACCTGATGAAGAACAAGGAGGTGTTTGATGTCTTCAAGCTCCAGATTCAAGAGTATGCCAATTCTCTGGGCCTCGCCGTAGCTCCGAGGGTGCGGTTCTTGATCAAGGCTCAGGCACAGAGAGACGAGAAAGAAGATcggaaggaggtgaaggagctatctgacggagaggaggagctgaggagctTCAAGGCCCAGCTGAGAGGAGGCGTTCCTCAAGAGGAACGCCAGAGCTCGGAGTCTCAAGATTCAGGTGAAAATGAGGAAAGTGTTAAAGGAGAGGTACTGCATCTCGGCTCAGACGACGAAAGTGAAGATGACCTGAAGGACTTGGACCTGCTGACCGTCAAAAGAAAGGATGTCTTCAACCCAGAGGGGGATGCGGAGATTCCGGCAGACCTTGAGACTGTTTCTCTAAAGAAAACTATGAAAAATACAAAGTTCACAGAAGCCAAAAAGGCCCTCAAGAGAAAGTTCCAAGTCAACACCAAAGTGGCGTTCAGCGAGGAGGGTCAGGCCGTGCAGATGTGGCCTCCAGTCCAACGGGCAACCACccaagaaggagaggaggaggaggagggcgtttCTGGTATCAACATGGAGAAGGCCAGGGAGAGGCTAAAACTTGAGGACCAGCAGTTTGACAAACAGGAGTACAGACGCAAGGTGAAAGCAAAACACACGGAGCAGAGGCTGAAGGCCAAGGCGGCCCGGAGGGACGCCAACAAGCAGCACGGACGCAactctgaggaggaagaggacgagatTGTGGCGTATCTCGCACACCACAGCGAAGACGAGTTTGACCCCAGCACCCTGCCAGACCCAGACAAGATGTActctgacgaggaggaggagatggtgaCAGCCAAGCAGCAcagcagcgaggaggaagaggaggagctaaAAGTGGGGAAAGggaagaaagcaaagaaagcTAAACGGCAGACGGTGGAGCATGAAGTGTTGGACACTGGCCTTTCTCTGGCTGAGGACGAGCAGTTGGTCCTGCATCTGCTGGGAGGACACAGGTAG